The genomic DNA CTCGTCGGTCTCGACATCGCGCACGACGACACCGGTGACGCGGTCGGCCTCCTTGATGACCTCGACGACCTCGGTGGAGGTGCGGACGACGGCGCCGTAGTGGGCGGCCGTCCGGGCGACGGTCATGGTGTGCCGGGCGTCGTCGGCCTGGGCGTCGTAATAGCGGACCGCACCGACGAGCGCGTCGGACTTCAGACCCGGGAACAGCTTGAGCGCGCCGCCGCGGGTGAGGTGCTTCTGCCGCGGGACGGACCGGGCTCCGCCCATCTGGTCGTACATCGTGAGGCCGGCGGCGACGTACGGGCGCTCCCAGCCGCGGTGCGACAACGGGTAGAGGAACGGCACGGGGTGCACGAGGTGGGGCGCGATGCGGGTGAGCATCAGCTCGCGCTCCTTGAGGGCCTCGGCGACGAGCGCGAAGTTCATCTGCTCGAGGTAGCGCAGCCCGCCGTGGAACAGCTTGGACGAGCGGGACGACGTGCCGCTGGCGAAGTCGCGCGCCTCGACCAGGCCCGTACGCAGGCCTCGGGTCGCGGCGTCGAGCGCGGTGCCCGCCCCAGTGACCCCGGCCCCGATGACCAGGACGTCGAACTCGCGCTCGGTGAGCTCGGCCCAGGCCTGAGCCCGTTCCTGCGGTCCGAGTGTTGCGCTGAACGGCTGCATGACCATGACGTTTCCTCCCGGGCGGCGTGGCTTGGGCCAAACGTTACGCCTTCGGTCCGACCGTACTCACGCCCGGCCCCTTGGTGCTCCGCGGGTGTGATTTGCAACAAATGATGGACGCGCCGTCGCCCCGACCTGTAGGAAGTGGAGAACGCTGAGCACGACGGAGTGGGCAGCCGGGCACCCCGCGTACGCCGCTTCGTCATTTCGAGAGGACACGCGCGTGAGTCTGGGATCGATCTTCTTCAGTGAGGTGATCGGGACAGCCGTCCTGATCGTCCTCGGTGTTGGCGTCGTCGCCAACAACGTCTTCCCCAAGAACAACGGCACCGGCGGCGGCTTCCTGATGGTCAACTTCGGATGGGGCATCGCCGTCCTCGCCGGTGTGTACGCCGCCTACAAGTCGGGCGGTCACCTCAACCCCGCGGTCACGCTGGGCATCGCCGCCTCCGGCGCGGACGAGTTCGTCCCCGGCGTCGCCGTCGACCTCGGCTCGATCCTCACCTACATCAGCGGTGAGATGGTCGGTGCCTTCATCGGAGCGGTCGCGGCGTGGGCTGCGTACAAGAAGCAGTTCGACGAGCGGGGCGACGCGCCCAGCCTGGTGTTCTCGACCGGCCCGCAGATCCCCAACGTCGCCTGGAACCTCGTCACCGAGATCATCGGCACCTTCGTGCTGGTGTTCGGCGCGCTGTCGTTCGGCGCCTGGAACGGCGGCAAGGGCACGATGCTGGAGGCCCTGCCCGTGGCCCTGCTGGTGGTCGGTATCGGCGCCAGCCTCGGTGGCCCCACCGGCTACGCGATCAACCCGGCGCGTGACCTCGGCCCCCGTATCGCGCACGCCCTGCTGCCGATCCCGCACAAGGACAGCAGCGACTGGGGCTACGCCTGGATCCCGGTCGTCGGCCCCATCGTCGGCGGCGTGATCGGTGGTCTCGTCTTCCACTGGTACGCCGGCTAGTCACTCACGAACTCGAACTCACCTGATACGCAAAGGGATTGACGTGACCAAGAAATACATCGCAGCCATCGACCAGGGCACGACGAGCACCCGGTGCATGATCTTCGACCACGACGGCGCGGTCGC from Luteipulveratus halotolerans includes the following:
- a CDS encoding MIP/aquaporin family protein — its product is MSLGSIFFSEVIGTAVLIVLGVGVVANNVFPKNNGTGGGFLMVNFGWGIAVLAGVYAAYKSGGHLNPAVTLGIAASGADEFVPGVAVDLGSILTYISGEMVGAFIGAVAAWAAYKKQFDERGDAPSLVFSTGPQIPNVAWNLVTEIIGTFVLVFGALSFGAWNGGKGTMLEALPVALLVVGIGASLGGPTGYAINPARDLGPRIAHALLPIPHKDSSDWGYAWIPVVGPIVGGVIGGLVFHWYAG